The following are encoded together in the Plasmodium malariae genome assembly, chromosome: 1 genome:
- the PmUG01_01033400 gene encoding Plasmodium exported protein, unknown function, translated as MYRINENFNSTNFIKICFFTLLIWIIHYNNNINNCNRLFDKNYELDVDLDLTTNRLLAHHSVNEILLDKEDIQENEKDTLLQNKELKGRELNRNAWDKVAKSNNSSLFSRLDTFYEKKIFNILDSLDKLRNNTEINHWDKYRAINRKKIKLALIPVSLILLVILVYSILSSKLKEIATTSDSSVVAFISLGLTFAMFLSIIYGIIYIYKKIKKYGKIKKNNRKNL; from the exons atgtatagaataaatgaaaatttcaATTCCaccaattttattaaaatttgtttcTTTACCCTTTTAATTTGGATAATacattataacaataatatt aataacTGCAATAGGTTATTTGATAAGAACTATGAGTTAGATGTAGATCTAGATTTAACAACTAATCGACTCCTAGCTCATCATTCAGTGAATGAAATATTACTAGATAAAGAAGATATacaagaaaatgaaaaagacaCATTATTACAAAACAAAGAATTAAAAGGAAGAGAATTAAATAGGAATGCATGGGATAAAGTGGCTAAAAGTAATAACTCTTCGTTATTTAGTAGACTGGATactttttatgaaaaaaaaatattcaatatattaGACTCCTTGGACAAATTAAGGAATAACACGGAAATTAATCATTGGGATAAATATAGAGCGATAAATAGaaagaagataaaattaGCACTTATTCCAGtctctttaattttattggtaatattagtatattcaatattaagttctaaattaaaagaaatagcTACAACAAGTGATAGCTCTGTTGTTGCATTTATTTCGTTAGGTTTAACATTCGCAATGTTCTTATCTATTATATatggtattatatatatctataaaaaaattaaaaaatatggaaagataaagaaaaataatcgtaaaaatttgtaa
- the PmUG01_01033700 gene encoding fam-l protein, with translation MGRRTKLLFFIKIFTFIFLTCIYQFYNDVRTFNKLSYGNHKHGIEVHIRIYRLLVKNKFHKDSRVMGLKEKASNIKENENKDTCNNEKGTSAKKEYLCGNLSKNNGCHKQPMKSKSFIFETKKCSYMEKKIFKELDYMEYLKNNRTIRDKTYNKIIRKKYGFRIALPLLLFSLVSLLPILDLLLGVTIEDLLLVKTGLFSVSSEGSKTLTAKVSILSFLTNSVLKYVWCIIIYCLPFIILGVIFILMIVYHHKKFKKFEKIKFKKR, from the exons ATGGGAAGAAGAACGAAGCTactgttttttattaaaatttttacgtttatatttttaacatgtatatatcaGTTTTACAATGATGTG cgTACGTTTAACAAACTTTCATATGGGAACCACAAACATGGCATAGAAGTACATATAAGAATTTATCGATTactagtaaaaaataaatttcataagGATTCAAGAGTAATGGGATTAAAAGAAAAGGCTTCGAATATTAAAGAGAACGAAAACAAAGATACATGTAATAACGAGAAAGGAACCTCAGCgaaaaaggaatatttatGTGGAAATTTATCAAAGAATAATGGATGCCATAAACAACCTATGAAAAGtaaatcttttatttttgaaacaaaaaaatgttcttatatggaaaaaaaaatatttaaagaacttGATTATATGGAATATCTTAAAAACAACAGAACAATTCGTGATAAGacatacaataaaataatacgaaaaaaatatgggTTCCGAATTGCTTTGCCTTTGCTATTATTCTCGTTAGTATCACTATTACCAATATTAGATTTATTACTGGGTGTTACAATTGAAGATTTATTGTTGGTCAAAACAGGGTTATTTAGTGTATCTTCAGAAGGCTCGAAAACTCTCACAGCTAAAGTTAGCATCTTATCATTTTTGACTAACTCAGTATTGAAATACGTATGGtgcattataatttattgcctacctttcattatattaggtgttatatttatattaatgattGTTTATCACCACAAAAAGTTTAagaaatttgaaaaaattaagttcaagaaaagataa
- the PmUG01_01033800 gene encoding Plasmodium exported protein, unknown function, with amino-acid sequence MKQNFRSFFFVKIFAFNILIWLWNYNNNACDCGKLMYNKCKLNGYSDLTSNRILSDCSIDVKLTADISCDEAYAKLLGVKRDISINDKCSKSQRKIIKEILLKKEERNKLYKKKKTLLNRMDTFFEKKIYNQLDYIDKIKNNMEINEKNARRMINRKVLLEVSPPFSVLLSSFIVLILCFLCAVLKIDEVSSDTVTTPLIPNEVLIVFSVFLIFMTTLIILGIIYTSIKCEKYKRLKVNNSKICYNIVNFVGNKHIK; translated from the exons ATGAAACAGAATTTTAGGtccttcttttttgttaaaatatttgcatttaacattttaatttggttatggaattataataataatgcg TGTGACTGTGGAAAacttatgtataataaatgtaaactAAATGGCTACTCAGATTTAACATCTAATAGAATTCTATCAGACTGTTCAATAGATGTAAAATTAACGGCAGACATATCTTGTGACGAGGCTTATGCTAAATTATTGGGTGTAAAGAGAGATATATCTATAAATGACAAATGCTCTAAATcgcaaagaaaaataataaaagaaattttattaaaaaaagaggaaaggaacaaattatataagaaaaaaaaaactttacTTAATAGAATGGatacattttttgaaaaaaagatatacaaTCAATTAGATTACAtagataaaattaagaataacatggaaattaatgaaaaaaatgcaagAAGAATGATAAATAGAAAGGTACTTTTAGAAGTTTCTCCACCCTTTTCAGTTTTACTGTCAAGCTTTATagttttaatattatgttttttatgcGCAGTACTGAAAATAGATGAAGTTAGTAGTGACACAGTAACGACGCCACTCATACCAAATGAAgtattaattgttttttcggtatttttaatatttatgactacgttaataatattaggcattatttatacttcgataaaatgtgaaaaatacaaaagatTAAAGGTAAATAACTCtaaaatttgttataatattgtCAATTTCGTTggtaataaacatattaaatga